The nucleotide window TTAAAGTTAAATTCAATAACTACATTACTATAAATTATTAAAATTCTATATATTTCATTTTCTATCTGAAATTAATATTATATTTAGCCATGTTGTTAGAATTACTCACATTCAGGCAACATAAATCCTGCCACTAAATATGCTATAAGTGCTGTTCCCCCTGAAACTACACCCAAAACGATTGCAGCTATTCTTATTATATTGGAATCTTTATCCATATATTTAGCAATACCTCCACATACTCCCATTATTTTTTTGTCAGTTTTTGACTTACAAAATTTCTTTTCCATTAATTCTCCTCCTAAATAGTATATTATTTATAAACATAACTGTTTATTCAAATCAAATATGTCTTTCAACCTTTTTTCAAAAAAGATTGTGACAAAAACCTTCAAGTTCTAATAAATTCTAATTATTTTAAATTCAAAAAACACTTCATTTACTAAAAAATTATAATTTTACTACATTAAAGCAGTAATTTTTTAAACTCATTCACATATTTTTTTCACTAAAATAATTTGTTTGTTACATTTTAA belongs to Leptotrichia sp. OH3620_COT-345 and includes:
- a CDS encoding PspC domain-containing protein → MEKKFCKSKTDKKIMGVCGGIAKYMDKDSNIIRIAAIVLGVVSGGTALIAYLVAGFMLPECE